GACGAGCGCGTGACCTCGCGGGCGGCCGAGTCGACCTCGATGCCCGCACTGCCGAAGACGTGGAACTCGACCGGCAGCCCCCGTTCCGAGGCGATGCGGGCGACGTCGAGCAGCACGTCGAGACGCTTCTGGCGGTCGAAGCGGGCGGCCCACAGCACACGCAGCGGTTCGTCGGCTGTGAAGGGCCGAACCTCGCGAGCGCGGGGCTCGAGCTCCGGAGGATCGACCGGCTGGTAGTGCACGGCGAACTCGCGCTCGGGGTAGTCGTAGGTCTCGCGCAGGAATCGCACGATGTCCGCGTTGTCGGTGAAAACTGCGTCGACGTGCTCCATGTACTGCCGAAGGCCCTTGAGCATGTAGTGCGTGAGGCGCCCCTCCTCGGTCTCGTCGATGCAGAAGACCGAGAGGAAGAGGCGACTGCGCTGGGCGAGTGCGGCGGAGTTCTTCGTGTAGACGCGGTAGCCGACGTTCGAGTTGACGAGGTGGATGATGCGCGGCGCGAGCTGCGTCATCGCCAGGCCGAGCACGCGGTCCTGCCGCTCGGGCTGCATCCCGTGGAACGCCTCCGGCACCTGGACGAAGCTCACCTCCGCGGGCAGGCGCGAGGCCCACTCCGACTCGCCGGGCTCGGTGCCGAGAACGACGATGCGGGCGTCGGTGTCGGCCTCGAGGATGGCGCGCACGTAGTTGAGGATGACCTTGTCGGCGCCTCCGCGGCGCAGCCACGGCACGACGAAGAGGTAGTCGGGGGTCGCACCCACGCTGTCGACGAGCTGCCAGTAGACGTCGGTGAACACCGATCGCTGGGGCGCGTAGTACTGCATGCGGGCGAGGGTGCGCTTCTCGGGGAACACGTGCGGCTCGATGCGGTGCATCGCGCGCCACTCCTCGCGCAGCTGGTCGGGGATATCGCCCCACGGCGCACCGCCGCGCGCGTTGTTGACGCGCCAGACGAGTTCTCGGAGCTCCTCCTGCACCATCGGGAACTGCGGGTGCCCGCCGACGACGCGGCGCACGGCGCGGAAGCCGGTCTTCGCGACCTGGACGACCGCTCGACGCCCGAGGCCCTTGACGCGTGCGCCGACGCCCGGGCGCGAGGCGGGCTCGGCGGAGCCGACGAGCGCGCCGCGGTTGCGCGCGTTGATGCCCTCGGGGATCGAGCGATCGGCGAAGTAGACGCTGTGAGGGAGCATCGCGGCTCCCGCGACGTGGCGGGCGAGGAGCGAGCCGACACGCTTGATGCGGTAGAAGAGCGAGGTGCCCGGCACGGGAAGGTGATCGATGCCCTTCGCGAGGGTCTCGGCGTTCCACTGCCAGTCCTCGGGACCGGTTCCCGTCTGCGCGTAGGTCGCGATGTAGGGCACGTCGACGAACGTCTGCCTGCGGGCGATGCACGTCGCGTCCCAGAGGTTGTCCTCGGCGAGCGCGAGCGCGTCGAACTGCGGGTCGCGGGAGGACACGATCTTCCACAGCACGTCGAGGGCGTCGAAGGACACGATGTACTCGGGGTGCGCGACGACGGGCTCCTCATGCGCCGCGACGAAGGCGACCGCGTTGCGGAACCAGTCGAGCGAGACCATGTTGTCGCCGTCGCACATCGCGACGAACTCGCCGCGCGCGAGGCGCACGCCGTCGTTGCGCGAGAGACCGAGGTCTCCGTTGTCCACGACCACGATGTCGTGCGGGATGTCGCCGAGCACGCGCGGCGCGGCGTCTCGGATGTACTCCTCGGTCGCCGGATCGGGACGGTCGAGCACGATGAGGACGTCGACGGCGAGCTCGCCCTCGGCCGCGCGGATGGCGCGCTCGATGCTGCGCAGCGTCGGGTAGGCGAGCCGCAGCTCGCGGTGGAGGTTGAGAACTGCGGTCAACGTCCGGTCCGGCGTCACCGAATCCGCCATCGGCTCACGATTCCTCTCAGCCACGTCGTGGCGTCGTCCAAGTCACGGAAGGCCTCGAGCTTGCGCTCCTGGTCGGATCGCGCTGCCTCGACGGCCGCGGGATCGGCGGACAGTTTCAGGACCGCCACCTCCGCGTCGCGCAGCAACCGCCGCGGTGCCCGCGGGACGAGCAGAGCGTCCGAGACGAGGGTGCGCTGGGCCCCCACATCCGCCGAGATGACCACGGCGCCCGCGGCATGACCCTCCATCGCGGTCAACGCTAGCCCCTCATTCTGGGAGGTCACGATGAGGCAGTCCGCCTCCGCGAAGGTGTGGTCTACCGGCACATCGGAACCCCGCAGCTCGATCACGTCCCCGAGGCCGTAGCGCGCGACGAGCGAGCGGATGCGGGGCTCGGCGGGGCCGGACCCGTGAAGCACCGCGCGCAGCCGCGGCATCCGCCCCGACCGCCGGAGCCGCCGCACGAGCTCGATGAAGAGCTCCGGCCGTTTCTGCTTCACGAGCCTGCCGACGAAGACGAGCGTCTGCGTGTCCGCGAACGGTCGACGCCGGTGTGCTTCGACCTCCCCCGCGACGCCGAGAAGCGTCGCGACGTGGATGCGATCTCGCGCCATGCCGGACAGCTCGGCGAGCTGCTCCGCGAGCGGCGGGGAGATCACGTGGTGGGCGGTGATCTGCGCGTCATGCTGGGCGGAGAGGAGCGGGAAGCCTCCGTCCTCCCACTCGACGAGGTGCAGCGAGTCGATGACGGGCACGTCGGGACGCAGGGCGGCGAGGCGCGGGAGCCAGCGGTAGACGGCACGGGCGTGGTGGATGAGCACGCCCCGTACGTCGAACGCGCCGAGCAGGGCGTCGAGGGCGCGATCCGCGTCGGCGGACGCGAGGTCGTCGAGCGGCAGGTGCAGGGCGCCGAGGGCGGCGGCCTGCGCAGCGAGCGGGTGCGCCGAGCGCTGATCCGTCACCAGGATGGGGACGAGCCCCGCCTCGGCGACGATGCGTGCGCTCGCGAGCGCCCAGCGCTCAGCACCCCCGACCTCGAGCCAGTACATGCCGACGATGACGGCCGGGCGACCGGCGCCGGGGGCGACGGGGTCGAGCCGCTCCGTGGCAACGCGCGCGCGGAAGGCCGGCGCGGCGGCACGCATCATGGCGCTGAGCCGCCGCTGGGCGATCTCGTCGGCGAGCACGGGGAAGCGGTCGTTGAGGGCCCTCCAGGAGCGTCGCAGCGCCGACGGCGCGGGCGGAACGGGCGGCTCCGGGAGCGCGAGCTCGACGCGGGCGGCCGGGCCGCCGCCCAGGGCGGACCGCGCGCGGACGCGGTCCCCGCCGAGCCCGAGCTCCAGTTCGGCGGCGGGGTGCAGCAGCGCCTCGCGCGAGAGGCGGCCGAGGGCGAGCATCCGCTCCCCGGGCTCGAGGCCGTCGAGCGTCGCCCGCGCGGGATCGTCGAGGGCGAGGAGCTCGGGCACCTCGATCATGCATCCCTCGCCGTGTCGGCGAAGATCCGCTCCCACGTCGCCCGCGAGGCGACACCGAAGCGGTCCGCGCGGAAGTCGGCGGCGAGAGCGTCCCAGCGTGAGCGGTAGGCGCGGTTGAGTCGGATGCTGCGCCGCACAGCCGCGCGGAACGCGCTGCGGTCGCGCGTGCGCACGACCCAGGCGCGCCCGTCGGCGGTGCGGGTCTGGATGACGTCCTGCGCCGCGATGTGCCACCAGCGCGCCGTGCCGTCCGTCACCCGCACGGGGCGTCCGCTCCCGGGCCGTGCGATCAGGTGGCGCAGCAGCTGCCCGCCGAATCGCGCGACGCGCCCGAACCGACCGGGCTCCGCACCCCCGATCGCGATTTCGCGCGCGGGCGCGAGCTCGTCCTCCGTCCGGACCCGCGTCTCCGGATGCTCGGACGCGAGCGCCCGGATGTCGCGCAGGCGCGTGCCGAGCTCGGCGACGAGCGCATCCGGTCCCGCGAGCACGGCCTCGAAGGCGAGGTGCCGAAGGGCGACGGCGTAGTAGTCCATCGAGAGCAGGTAGCGCAGGTCGATCGCCAGGTTGTGCAGCCACAGGCTGCCACCGCGACGACGACGCGCGTGCAGGAGCGCCGTCACGAGCCTGTTGCGAGCGTGGTAGAACGCCTGCCAGTCGGTCGTGTCGTCCTTGTTCGCCCATGCGACATGCCAG
The Protaetiibacter sp. SSC-01 genome window above contains:
- a CDS encoding glycosyltransferase gives rise to the protein MTAVLNLHRELRLAYPTLRSIERAIRAAEGELAVDVLIVLDRPDPATEEYIRDAAPRVLGDIPHDIVVVDNGDLGLSRNDGVRLARGEFVAMCDGDNMVSLDWFRNAVAFVAAHEEPVVAHPEYIVSFDALDVLWKIVSSRDPQFDALALAEDNLWDATCIARRQTFVDVPYIATYAQTGTGPEDWQWNAETLAKGIDHLPVPGTSLFYRIKRVGSLLARHVAGAAMLPHSVYFADRSIPEGINARNRGALVGSAEPASRPGVGARVKGLGRRAVVQVAKTGFRAVRRVVGGHPQFPMVQEELRELVWRVNNARGGAPWGDIPDQLREEWRAMHRIEPHVFPEKRTLARMQYYAPQRSVFTDVYWQLVDSVGATPDYLFVVPWLRRGGADKVILNYVRAILEADTDARIVVLGTEPGESEWASRLPAEVSFVQVPEAFHGMQPERQDRVLGLAMTQLAPRIIHLVNSNVGYRVYTKNSAALAQRSRLFLSVFCIDETEEGRLTHYMLKGLRQYMEHVDAVFTDNADIVRFLRETYDYPEREFAVHYQPVDPPELEPRAREVRPFTADEPLRVLWAARFDRQKRLDVLLDVARIASERGLPVEFHVFGSAGIEVDSAAREVTRSSHVRYRGAFDGGLEVLEPDRYDVIMLTSQWEGLPNTILEAATYELPALAPRVGGVAEFVGPATGYIVERFDDAAAYVDQIASMVGDPEGVRSRGRAARELVDERHSWTAFARTVRERDSYTV
- a CDS encoding glycosyltransferase, producing the protein MIEVPELLALDDPARATLDGLEPGERMLALGRLSREALLHPAAELELGLGGDRVRARSALGGGPAARVELALPEPPVPPAPSALRRSWRALNDRFPVLADEIAQRRLSAMMRAAAPAFRARVATERLDPVAPGAGRPAVIVGMYWLEVGGAERWALASARIVAEAGLVPILVTDQRSAHPLAAQAAALGALHLPLDDLASADADRALDALLGAFDVRGVLIHHARAVYRWLPRLAALRPDVPVIDSLHLVEWEDGGFPLLSAQHDAQITAHHVISPPLAEQLAELSGMARDRIHVATLLGVAGEVEAHRRRPFADTQTLVFVGRLVKQKRPELFIELVRRLRRSGRMPRLRAVLHGSGPAEPRIRSLVARYGLGDVIELRGSDVPVDHTFAEADCLIVTSQNEGLALTAMEGHAAGAVVISADVGAQRTLVSDALLVPRAPRRLLRDAEVAVLKLSADPAAVEAARSDQERKLEAFRDLDDATTWLRGIVSRWRIR